The following are encoded in a window of Halosolutus halophilus genomic DNA:
- a CDS encoding PaaI family thioesterase, producing MDAEAFFEGMPFASLLGIEVTECADGHAEGHLEMTEDLSWNEEQLMAHGGVTFTLADTVGGAALVSIVDQPVPTIDMRIDYLSAGTGDLYAEADVVRCGSDVGTVDVEVYAADEDGETPLESREDGEAVGTLIADARGVYKTG from the coding sequence ATGGACGCCGAAGCCTTCTTCGAGGGGATGCCGTTCGCGTCCCTGCTGGGTATCGAGGTAACCGAGTGCGCCGACGGCCACGCCGAAGGGCACCTCGAGATGACCGAAGACCTCTCGTGGAACGAGGAGCAGTTGATGGCCCACGGGGGCGTCACCTTCACCCTCGCGGACACCGTCGGCGGCGCGGCGCTCGTCTCGATCGTCGACCAGCCCGTGCCGACGATCGACATGCGGATCGACTACCTGTCGGCGGGCACAGGCGACCTCTACGCGGAAGCCGACGTCGTCCGCTGCGGGAGCGACGTCGGGACCGTCGACGTGGAGGTGTACGCCGCGGACGAGGACGGCGAGACTCCGCTGGAGTCTCGGGAAGACGGCGAAGCCGTCGGTACCCTCATCGCGGACGCACGCGGCGTGTACAAAACCGGCTAG
- the paaC gene encoding 1,2-phenylacetyl-CoA epoxidase subunit PaaC, which translates to MSTTLDDPTDLDERERTALETLLKRLGDDEFVLAERYTEWQVRAPSLESDLALANNAQDELGHARLWYDVLADLGFEERDLVYERDPEDFRHSTLVELPFEEGDWADAVLRSYLYDVAEDLRLEALEDSSHPKIADRVGKIRSEEEYHREHAQNWLDRLADGEEGHERLQDALDRLFPHALTLFEPVDPDIEADIVDLGLRDATLEELGEEWLSIVVPYLESLDLVVPASGQRDADDEFEFAVTREMLPEARGRDGSHTDAWFDLYDEFTHTYRDLGRSDTTKIMDEPE; encoded by the coding sequence ATGTCGACGACGCTTGACGATCCCACGGACCTCGACGAGCGCGAACGAACCGCGCTCGAAACCCTGCTAAAGCGACTGGGCGACGACGAGTTCGTACTCGCCGAACGCTACACGGAGTGGCAGGTTCGCGCGCCGAGCCTCGAGTCCGACCTCGCGCTGGCGAACAACGCGCAGGACGAACTCGGCCACGCCCGCCTGTGGTACGACGTGCTCGCGGACCTCGGCTTCGAGGAGCGCGATCTGGTGTACGAGCGCGACCCCGAGGACTTCCGGCACAGCACGCTCGTCGAACTCCCGTTCGAGGAGGGCGACTGGGCCGACGCCGTCCTCCGATCGTACCTCTACGACGTCGCCGAGGACCTCCGGCTCGAGGCGCTGGAGGACTCGTCGCACCCGAAGATCGCCGATCGGGTTGGCAAGATCCGCAGCGAGGAGGAGTACCACCGCGAGCACGCCCAGAACTGGCTCGACCGCCTCGCCGACGGCGAGGAGGGCCACGAGCGCCTGCAGGACGCGCTCGATCGGCTGTTCCCGCACGCGTTGACGCTCTTCGAGCCAGTGGATCCTGATATCGAGGCGGACATCGTCGACCTCGGCCTTCGCGACGCGACCCTCGAGGAACTGGGTGAGGAGTGGCTGTCGATCGTCGTCCCGTACCTCGAGTCCCTGGATCTCGTCGTTCCCGCGAGCGGCCAGCGGGACGCCGACGACGAGTTCGAGTTCGCGGTCACCCGCGAGATGCTCCCCGAGGCGCGCGGCCGGGACGGCTCCCACACCGACGCGTGGTTCGACCTCTACGACGAGTTCACCCACACGTACCGCGACCTCGGGCGAAGCGACACGACGAAAATCATGGACGAACCAGAATGA
- the paaD gene encoding 1,2-phenylacetyl-CoA epoxidase subunit PaaD, whose product MSGEIPDPGAKSSFSPAPDAEATPCAYTDYRKGEAADDLPATGDDATGVEADVWDVLYEIEDPEMPISIVDLGLIYGVTVADGVATVDMTLTYSGCPARDMLTEQVEEAVAAVDGIEEAALRLVWSPEWTVEMVTERGKDDLREFGLSI is encoded by the coding sequence ATGAGCGGCGAGATTCCGGACCCGGGCGCGAAATCGAGCTTCTCCCCCGCCCCGGACGCCGAGGCGACGCCCTGCGCGTACACCGACTACCGAAAGGGTGAGGCGGCCGACGACCTCCCGGCGACGGGCGACGACGCGACCGGCGTCGAGGCCGACGTGTGGGACGTCCTCTACGAGATCGAGGACCCCGAGATGCCGATCAGCATCGTCGACCTCGGGCTGATCTACGGCGTCACGGTCGCGGACGGCGTCGCGACGGTCGACATGACGCTCACCTACTCGGGCTGTCCGGCCCGGGACATGCTCACGGAGCAGGTCGAGGAGGCGGTCGCCGCCGTCGACGGCATCGAGGAGGCGGCGTTGCGACTCGTCTGGAGTCCGGAGTGGACCGTCGAGATGGTGACCGAACGGGGCAAAGACGACCTGCGAGAGTTCGGCCTGAGCATATGA
- the paaB gene encoding 1,2-phenylacetyl-CoA epoxidase subunit PaaB, with product MIWEVFRQEKTGGYHTHCGNVHAPDREMAKQFAAIQHGRRKPTNSLWVVPRDEIGEIDAEDVAFGGTIDKSYRWATAYNTTGQDAREVVESEDEQATAEKQRGDD from the coding sequence ATGATCTGGGAAGTGTTCCGCCAGGAGAAGACCGGGGGGTACCACACCCACTGTGGCAACGTCCACGCGCCCGATCGGGAGATGGCGAAGCAGTTCGCCGCCATCCAGCACGGCCGCCGCAAGCCCACCAACAGCCTCTGGGTCGTTCCGAGGGACGAGATCGGCGAGATCGACGCCGAGGACGTCGCCTTCGGCGGGACGATCGACAAGAGCTACCGCTGGGCGACGGCGTACAACACGACCGGGCAGGACGCCCGCGAGGTCGTCGAATCGGAGGACGAACAGGCGACGGCCGAAAAACAGCGGGGTGACGACTGA
- a CDS encoding LLM class flavin-dependent oxidoreductase, producing MKLGTGLFTAQQRPDDDREPSELYDEILTLTREIEAAGLDSAWVSEHHFAEDGYLSGTMPALGAMAAETDALEIGSCVSLGPLYDPIRLAEDAATVDLFADGRLTLGLAIGSNPREFDVFGVPRDERADRLADLVPFLRGAWSAGDLAYESAFHDVPADVSITPKPAGESVPIMLGGGAKPAVRRAARTADAWCAPSSLSIEGVRKRVADIRSVREEAGLDDEFTIYVLQHGWVGDSREGAWETMKGGYFYIQRRYAEIFSGESVEELDPERKRELKDQAIFGTPEQVVEELQEYREALGDDVHFIFRTYHPGVGTEEMVDCVHRLGDEVAPSLR from the coding sequence ATGAAACTCGGGACCGGCCTGTTCACGGCCCAGCAGCGGCCGGACGACGATCGAGAGCCGAGCGAACTGTACGACGAGATCCTGACGCTGACCCGCGAAATCGAGGCCGCGGGGCTCGACAGCGCGTGGGTGTCGGAACACCACTTCGCCGAGGACGGCTACCTCTCGGGAACGATGCCGGCGCTCGGCGCGATGGCCGCCGAGACCGACGCCCTCGAGATCGGTAGCTGCGTCTCCCTCGGGCCGCTGTACGACCCGATTCGGCTCGCCGAGGACGCGGCGACCGTCGACCTCTTCGCAGACGGACGGCTCACGCTCGGGCTCGCGATCGGTTCGAACCCCCGCGAGTTCGACGTCTTCGGCGTCCCGCGGGACGAGCGAGCCGATCGGCTCGCGGATCTCGTCCCGTTCCTCCGGGGTGCGTGGAGCGCGGGCGACCTCGCGTACGAGTCGGCGTTCCACGACGTGCCGGCGGACGTCTCGATCACGCCGAAACCCGCCGGTGAATCGGTCCCGATCATGCTCGGCGGGGGCGCGAAACCGGCCGTCCGGCGCGCTGCTCGAACGGCGGACGCCTGGTGTGCCCCGTCGTCGCTCTCGATCGAGGGCGTCAGGAAGCGAGTCGCGGACATCCGATCGGTTCGCGAGGAGGCGGGTCTCGACGACGAGTTCACGATCTACGTCCTCCAGCACGGCTGGGTCGGCGACTCCCGCGAGGGGGCCTGGGAGACGATGAAAGGCGGCTACTTCTACATCCAGCGCCGATACGCCGAGATCTTCTCTGGCGAGTCGGTCGAGGAACTCGACCCCGAACGGAAGCGGGAACTGAAAGACCAGGCGATCTTCGGCACGCCGGAACAGGTAGTCGAAGAGCTACAGGAGTACCGCGAGGCGCTCGGCGACGACGTCCACTTCATCTTCCGGACCTATCACCCCGGCGTCGGCACCGAGGAGATGGTCGACTGCGTCCACCGTCTCGGCGACGAAGTCGCCCCGAGCCTCCGTTGA
- a CDS encoding NAD-dependent epimerase/dehydratase family protein yields the protein MNDTDTTVLVTGGTGFIGSYVVQDLLEHGHDVVAYDLSTDTEILEKLGVADDVTVRRGDVSEATDVIRAVGETGATHIVHLAALLTTTARENPRAAADVNVLGTNNVFEAARILDDQVERVAWASSAAVYAPPTNYDADWVDEDELVYPDTLYGATKEYNEHQARVYHEDYGLDHVALRPTVAYGPYRETGGSAFLANIIEKPALGESYSVEYGDQAIDWQHVEDIAQAFRKAAFTPEDELTQRVYNVRGVLATVREAAETVEAVLPDADIDVSDDGELPWTQNLDMTKAQEDLGYEVQYDLEAGFRKYINVLREEQGLDPV from the coding sequence ATGAACGACACCGACACGACGGTACTGGTAACCGGCGGAACCGGCTTCATCGGTTCCTACGTGGTACAGGACCTGCTCGAACACGGCCACGACGTCGTGGCCTACGACCTCTCGACGGATACGGAGATCCTCGAGAAACTCGGCGTCGCCGACGACGTGACGGTGCGCCGGGGCGACGTCTCCGAGGCGACCGACGTGATCCGCGCGGTCGGAGAGACGGGGGCGACCCACATCGTCCACCTCGCCGCGCTGCTGACGACGACCGCCCGCGAGAACCCCCGGGCGGCGGCCGACGTCAACGTCCTCGGAACGAACAACGTCTTCGAGGCGGCCCGCATCCTCGACGACCAGGTCGAGCGCGTCGCGTGGGCGTCCTCGGCGGCGGTCTACGCCCCGCCGACGAACTACGACGCCGACTGGGTCGACGAGGACGAACTCGTCTACCCCGACACGCTCTACGGCGCGACCAAAGAGTACAACGAGCACCAGGCGCGGGTCTACCACGAGGACTACGGCCTCGACCACGTCGCCCTGCGGCCGACCGTCGCCTACGGCCCCTATCGCGAAACCGGCGGTTCGGCCTTTCTCGCAAACATCATCGAGAAGCCCGCGCTCGGCGAGTCCTACAGCGTCGAGTACGGCGATCAGGCGATCGACTGGCAACACGTCGAGGACATCGCGCAGGCCTTCCGGAAAGCGGCGTTCACGCCGGAAGACGAGTTGACCCAGCGCGTCTACAACGTCCGCGGCGTGCTCGCGACGGTCCGCGAGGCCGCCGAGACCGTCGAGGCCGTGCTGCCGGACGCCGATATCGACGTCTCCGACGACGGCGAACTGCCCTGGACGCAGAACCTCGACATGACGAAGGCCCAGGAAGATCTGGGCTACGAGGTCCAGTACGACCTCGAGGCCGGCTTCCGGAAGTACATCAACGTGCTTCGCGAGGAGCAGGGGCTCGACCCGGTCTAA
- a CDS encoding EthD domain-containing protein has translation MYKHIALLVRQEGLSHEEFVDYWQTEHTPIAREIEGVVRYQQVLPTEPAHAEFDGLAELYFEDLEDLHDALGSPGSRDYDPAKEIAAKAREDVDNFLAIEERPRFIGEEIVQKDEVDGETDGLYKHSAFLVRQDGMTHEEFVDYWQTNHTPIAREIEGVVKYNTVIPTDPEHAEFDGVAELYFEDLEKLYDALGSEGSRDYDPDRGKAREAREDVDNFLAIDERPRFIGRERLVKTAAER, from the coding sequence ATGTACAAGCACATCGCTCTCCTGGTCCGCCAGGAGGGGCTATCCCACGAGGAGTTCGTCGACTACTGGCAGACCGAGCACACGCCGATCGCCCGCGAGATCGAGGGCGTCGTTCGCTACCAGCAGGTACTCCCGACGGAACCGGCACACGCGGAGTTCGACGGGCTGGCGGAACTGTACTTCGAGGACCTCGAGGACCTGCACGACGCCCTCGGAAGCCCCGGTTCGCGCGACTACGATCCCGCGAAGGAGATCGCTGCGAAGGCCCGCGAGGACGTGGACAACTTCCTCGCGATCGAGGAACGGCCGCGATTCATCGGCGAGGAGATCGTCCAGAAAGACGAGGTCGACGGCGAGACGGACGGCCTGTACAAGCACTCGGCGTTTCTCGTCCGCCAGGACGGGATGACCCACGAGGAGTTCGTCGACTACTGGCAGACGAACCACACGCCGATCGCCCGCGAGATCGAGGGCGTCGTGAAGTACAACACGGTGATTCCGACCGATCCGGAGCACGCGGAGTTCGACGGCGTCGCCGAACTGTACTTCGAGGACCTCGAGAAACTCTACGACGCGCTCGGCAGCGAGGGCTCGCGCGACTACGATCCGGACAGAGGGAAGGCCAGAGAAGCCCGCGAGGACGTCGACAACTTCCTCGCGATCGACGAACGGCCCCGGTTCATCGGTCGGGAACGGCTCGTCAAAACCGCGGCCGAGCGCTGA
- the paaE gene encoding 1,2-phenylacetyl-CoA epoxidase subunit PaaE, which translates to MRRTSDPSVTTGGDDAGAECPYCGSTDTVREHPKGPSLCRSMHYCNGCEQPFEKFE; encoded by the coding sequence ATGAGACGAACGTCAGATCCGAGCGTCACGACGGGCGGCGACGATGCCGGCGCCGAGTGCCCGTACTGCGGCTCGACCGACACCGTCCGCGAGCACCCGAAAGGGCCGTCGCTCTGCCGGTCGATGCACTACTGCAACGGCTGCGAGCAGCCGTTCGAGAAGTTCGAGTAG
- a CDS encoding thiamine pyrophosphate-binding protein, which produces MTSTAAALVETLEDLDVEYVFGYPGGRVIELLEHLPDSEVDLVRPRDEREASVMAETYGRLTGTPGVLTGQGPWIGSLGLIGQMEAALSSSPMVVLTEASERGEYSTLAPYQQARGDYGGFSLPDILGGVTKEWWFPRTPIETLRSTQLAFKHAVAGRPGPTAVILDGDGVTGDVPGDPTPPAWDAVEQTRTWDAAPTAADVAAAVEHLEAADRPVIVAGNGVHAAQAYDELAAVADAYDCAVVTSYLGKSTYPETDDRAAGVIGSFGHEGANRVVSEADTLLVVGCRLNPMDTNWQAPEFVRPDEQTIVHADVDTRNAGWVYPADVGLIGDAKESLAALTEAGGASNDWALDRAAEARDWFSAPECEDDSAPIKPQRAAKEIEAVVDEETIVTADSGNNRFWLLYYLQTPAVRTYFGSGGVGGMGWANPAAVSAALATEKDVIAVAGDGGFSMTMNSVETAVEYGVAPTFVVLNDTSLGMVRQMQGENGDIAGVEFHDTDFVMAAEAFGAIGRRVTAPDELAEALAEGKAADVPHVVDVRIDREADMAETLASSFYESVGGLHE; this is translated from the coding sequence ATGACGTCCACGGCCGCAGCACTCGTCGAGACCCTCGAGGACCTCGACGTCGAATACGTCTTCGGCTATCCGGGCGGGCGGGTGATCGAACTGCTCGAGCACCTCCCCGACTCCGAGGTCGACCTCGTCCGGCCCCGCGACGAACGCGAGGCGAGCGTCATGGCGGAGACGTACGGCCGACTCACCGGCACCCCCGGCGTCCTCACCGGGCAGGGACCCTGGATCGGCAGCCTCGGACTGATCGGACAGATGGAGGCCGCTCTGTCCTCGTCGCCGATGGTCGTGCTCACGGAGGCCTCGGAGCGCGGCGAGTACTCCACGCTCGCGCCCTACCAGCAGGCCCGCGGCGACTACGGCGGGTTCAGCCTCCCGGACATCCTGGGCGGCGTGACGAAGGAGTGGTGGTTCCCCCGGACGCCGATCGAGACCCTGCGATCGACCCAGCTCGCGTTCAAACACGCCGTCGCCGGTCGTCCCGGGCCGACGGCGGTGATCCTCGACGGGGACGGAGTCACGGGCGACGTTCCCGGAGATCCGACGCCGCCCGCGTGGGACGCCGTCGAACAGACGCGAACCTGGGACGCGGCGCCGACCGCAGCCGACGTCGCGGCGGCCGTCGAGCACCTCGAGGCTGCCGATCGGCCGGTTATCGTCGCGGGCAACGGCGTCCACGCCGCGCAGGCGTACGACGAACTCGCGGCCGTCGCCGACGCCTACGACTGCGCGGTCGTCACGTCCTACCTCGGGAAGTCGACCTACCCCGAGACCGACGATCGCGCCGCGGGCGTGATCGGCTCGTTCGGCCACGAGGGGGCCAACAGGGTCGTCAGCGAGGCCGACACGCTGCTCGTCGTCGGCTGTCGGCTGAACCCGATGGACACCAACTGGCAGGCGCCCGAGTTCGTCCGACCCGACGAGCAGACGATCGTCCACGCCGACGTCGACACCCGGAACGCCGGCTGGGTCTATCCCGCCGACGTCGGGCTGATCGGCGACGCGAAAGAGAGCCTGGCCGCGCTCACCGAAGCCGGCGGTGCGTCGAACGACTGGGCGCTCGATCGGGCCGCCGAAGCGCGGGACTGGTTTTCGGCCCCCGAGTGCGAGGACGATTCGGCACCCATCAAACCGCAGCGCGCGGCCAAGGAGATCGAGGCCGTCGTCGACGAGGAGACGATCGTCACCGCCGACTCCGGGAACAACCGGTTCTGGCTGCTGTACTACCTCCAGACGCCGGCCGTCCGCACCTACTTCGGCAGCGGCGGCGTCGGCGGGATGGGGTGGGCGAACCCCGCGGCCGTCTCGGCGGCGCTCGCGACCGAGAAGGACGTGATCGCGGTCGCCGGGGACGGCGGCTTCTCGATGACGATGAACAGCGTCGAGACCGCCGTCGAGTACGGCGTCGCGCCCACCTTCGTCGTTCTGAACGACACCAGTCTCGGGATGGTCCGCCAGATGCAAGGCGAGAACGGCGACATCGCCGGCGTCGAGTTCCACGACACCGACTTCGTGATGGCGGCGGAGGCGTTCGGCGCGATCGGCCGACGCGTGACCGCTCCCGACGAACTGGCCGAAGCGCTCGCGGAGGGGAAAGCGGCGGACGTACCCCACGTCGTCGACGTGCGCATCGATCGCGAGGCGGACATGGCCGAGACGCTGGCCTCCTCGTTCTACGAGTCGGTCGGGGGGCTCCACGAGTAA
- a CDS encoding M24 family metallopeptidase, giving the protein MTGYERRFMEGTRGTQAVDWEERIDTQRLREERKERALERLRETDLGAVLLLSDPNIRYVTGLAMTGGSGADHYTLLTENGDVVHWDTADHASNQRFNCPWLHDVRYACPGLGNVPRASGRDSARQFLRTTMAEGVAEAMAEYGVADEKLGVDVGNRGLLSALEAQGLETDVETCTAIMEDARKVKTDDEIECLRMVAAICEAGFQTIKDAAKPGMRETEVWGEAVRELWRHGAFVGGGYLTSGPNTWPKHQANTTDRVIRPGDLVYADFYNIGYLGYRSCYYRTFSMGEPTREQKEAYETARDNLYDVLERIEPGVTTDEIAQGFPDMEGEHADYYDADEHWQLTTNHWAHGLGLQLYEVPLIWRGLSPDHPIEIEEGMTMAVETQEPAGRQGVRVEEMVVVRENGVEILSQWPVEEITVIDH; this is encoded by the coding sequence ATGACCGGCTACGAGCGGCGCTTCATGGAGGGGACCCGCGGCACGCAGGCCGTCGACTGGGAAGAACGAATCGACACCCAACGGCTCCGGGAGGAGCGCAAGGAGCGGGCGCTCGAACGGCTACGGGAGACGGACCTCGGGGCGGTGTTGCTGCTGTCGGACCCGAACATCCGCTACGTGACGGGGCTGGCGATGACCGGCGGCAGCGGCGCGGACCACTACACCCTGCTGACGGAGAACGGCGACGTCGTCCACTGGGACACCGCCGATCACGCGAGCAACCAGCGGTTCAACTGCCCCTGGCTCCACGACGTCCGCTACGCCTGTCCCGGACTCGGGAACGTCCCGCGAGCGTCCGGACGTGACTCCGCCCGCCAGTTCCTCCGAACGACGATGGCCGAGGGCGTCGCCGAGGCGATGGCGGAGTACGGCGTCGCCGACGAGAAACTCGGCGTCGACGTCGGCAACCGGGGCCTGCTCTCGGCGCTCGAGGCCCAGGGACTCGAGACCGACGTCGAGACCTGCACGGCGATCATGGAGGACGCCCGGAAGGTGAAAACCGACGACGAGATCGAGTGCTTGCGGATGGTCGCCGCCATCTGCGAGGCCGGCTTCCAGACGATCAAAGACGCCGCGAAGCCCGGAATGCGCGAAACCGAGGTGTGGGGCGAGGCCGTCCGCGAACTGTGGCGCCACGGCGCGTTCGTCGGCGGCGGTTACCTCACGTCGGGACCGAACACGTGGCCAAAGCACCAGGCCAACACGACCGATCGAGTCATCCGCCCGGGCGATCTCGTCTACGCCGACTTCTACAACATCGGCTACCTCGGCTACCGATCGTGTTACTACCGCACGTTCAGCATGGGCGAGCCGACCCGGGAACAGAAAGAGGCCTACGAAACCGCTCGAGACAACCTCTACGACGTCTTGGAGCGCATCGAACCCGGCGTGACCACCGACGAGATCGCCCAGGGCTTCCCCGACATGGAAGGCGAGCACGCCGACTACTACGACGCCGACGAACACTGGCAGCTGACGACAAACCACTGGGCTCACGGCCTCGGACTCCAGCTGTACGAGGTGCCGCTGATCTGGCGCGGCCTCTCGCCGGACCACCCGATCGAGATCGAGGAGGGAATGACGATGGCCGTCGAGACCCAGGAGCCCGCCGGTCGGCAGGGCGTCCGCGTCGAGGAGATGGTCGTCGTCCGCGAGAACGGCGTCGAGATCCTGAGCCAGTGGCCGGTCGAGGAGATCACCGTCATCGATCACTGA
- a CDS encoding class I SAM-dependent methyltransferase: MVERNVVRRGYDGVADVWADERSPTEQEARLLEAFLEPRSSSVRILDVGCGQGTPALQQVGDEATIVGVDFSRAQLDGAASNAPDASLVQGDMTELPVDDDTFDVVTAFHSLIHVPVDEHRTVLDEFARVVRPDGRVLVSEGNGEWTGTNSDWLGSGAEMQWDIAGAAATRARMRDAGFTIEAEWEVRDVLVEGERWVFFAARPDA, from the coding sequence ATGGTAGAAAGGAACGTGGTGCGTCGTGGCTACGACGGTGTGGCCGACGTGTGGGCCGACGAACGATCACCGACCGAGCAAGAGGCGCGACTACTCGAAGCGTTTCTCGAACCGCGTTCCTCGTCGGTTCGGATACTCGACGTCGGCTGCGGGCAGGGAACGCCGGCACTCCAGCAGGTCGGTGACGAGGCGACGATCGTTGGCGTCGATTTTTCGCGGGCGCAACTCGACGGTGCCGCCTCGAACGCTCCCGACGCGTCGCTCGTCCAGGGAGACATGACGGAACTGCCGGTGGATGACGACACGTTCGACGTCGTTACGGCGTTTCACTCCCTCATACACGTCCCCGTGGACGAGCATCGGACGGTACTCGACGAGTTCGCACGCGTCGTCCGCCCGGACGGGCGGGTGCTCGTCTCCGAGGGGAACGGGGAGTGGACCGGGACCAATTCCGACTGGCTCGGAAGCGGTGCCGAGATGCAGTGGGACATCGCGGGCGCAGCGGCCACACGAGCCAGAATGCGTGACGCCGGCTTCACTATCGAGGCCGAGTGGGAAGTCCGCGACGTCCTCGTCGAAGGCGAACGGTGGGTCTTCTTCGCAGCCCGGCCGGACGCGTAA
- a CDS encoding VOC family protein: MTEMPATRVDHVGIAVESIENAEALLFALGCEKIHEESSEYGEFTWATYVLGDASRIELIAPDDGSESFLTEFLDRHGPGFHHVTLEVADLESAIDALEVRGVSVVDRAEFEHWSEAFVPPSNPTGALFQLMEYYEGYAAHRSAGDRLFVGGEPL, encoded by the coding sequence ATGACCGAGATGCCCGCGACGCGCGTCGACCACGTCGGCATCGCCGTCGAATCGATCGAGAACGCCGAAGCGCTGCTGTTCGCCCTCGGCTGTGAGAAGATCCACGAGGAATCGAGCGAGTACGGCGAGTTTACCTGGGCGACGTACGTCCTCGGCGACGCCTCCCGAATCGAACTGATCGCACCCGACGACGGATCCGAGTCGTTCCTGACCGAATTTCTCGATCGACACGGACCCGGCTTCCACCACGTCACGCTCGAGGTCGCCGACCTCGAGTCGGCGATCGACGCGCTGGAAGTCCGCGGCGTGAGCGTCGTCGACCGCGCGGAGTTCGAACACTGGAGCGAGGCGTTCGTTCCGCCGAGCAATCCGACCGGGGCGTTGTTCCAGTTGATGGAGTATTACGAGGGCTACGCGGCGCATCGTTCGGCCGGCGATCGACTGTTCGTGGGCGGCGAGCCGCTCTGA
- the paaK gene encoding phenylacetate--CoA ligase PaaK — MAGISQHTSREELRELQSKRLRDTVEHAHENVPFYRERLDEAGVSPADIDGVDDIETVPFTTKADFRDEYPDGLFAVGDDDVLRIHASSGTTGKPKIVAYTEDDLDLWNAVMARSMDAAGIGPADTVQNAYGYGLFTGGLGFHGGAEELGATVVPTSSGNTQRQVELARDLESDAIACTPSYALYFAETADEMGVDPRDLSISTVLYGAEPCTEPMREEIEDRLDATGIENYGLSELIGPGVAAECREAQDGMHIWEDHFYPEVIDPQTGEALPEGEEGELVLTSLTKEAVPVLRYRTGDLTTLTSDECECGRTMVRMDSVTGRADDLLIVRGVNLYPSQIEDVVLEFDPIAPQYRIDLYREGTLDRLELTIELVDGFDGETAALREAVLDRLENTLSFRPDALDLVEYGTIERTEVGKVKRVYDHR, encoded by the coding sequence ATGGCAGGGATTAGCCAGCACACCTCCCGCGAGGAACTGCGGGAGTTGCAGTCGAAGCGACTCCGAGATACAGTCGAACACGCCCACGAGAACGTGCCGTTCTATCGCGAACGGCTGGACGAGGCCGGCGTCTCGCCGGCGGATATCGACGGCGTCGACGACATCGAGACGGTACCGTTCACCACGAAGGCCGACTTCCGCGACGAGTACCCCGACGGCCTCTTCGCCGTCGGCGACGACGACGTTCTCCGCATCCACGCCTCTTCCGGCACGACCGGCAAACCCAAGATCGTCGCCTACACCGAGGACGACCTCGACCTGTGGAACGCGGTGATGGCCCGATCGATGGACGCCGCGGGCATCGGGCCGGCCGATACGGTCCAGAACGCCTACGGCTACGGCCTGTTCACGGGCGGCCTCGGCTTTCACGGCGGTGCCGAGGAACTCGGGGCGACGGTCGTCCCGACGAGCAGCGGCAACACCCAGCGGCAGGTCGAACTCGCTCGCGACCTGGAGAGCGACGCGATCGCGTGTACGCCCTCGTACGCGCTCTACTTCGCCGAGACGGCCGACGAGATGGGCGTCGATCCGCGCGACCTGTCCATCTCCACGGTGCTGTACGGGGCCGAACCCTGCACGGAACCGATGCGCGAGGAGATCGAAGACCGACTCGACGCGACCGGGATCGAGAACTACGGCCTCTCGGAACTGATCGGCCCCGGCGTCGCCGCCGAGTGCCGCGAGGCCCAGGACGGCATGCACATCTGGGAGGATCACTTCTACCCCGAGGTGATCGATCCCCAGACGGGCGAGGCGCTCCCCGAGGGCGAGGAGGGCGAACTCGTGTTGACGTCGTTGACGAAGGAGGCGGTCCCCGTCCTGCGATACCGGACCGGCGACCTCACCACGCTCACGTCCGACGAGTGCGAGTGCGGGCGCACCATGGTTCGCATGGACAGCGTCACCGGCCGCGCCGACGACCTCCTCATCGTCCGCGGCGTCAACCTCTACCCCAGCCAGATCGAGGACGTCGTCCTCGAGTTCGACCCGATCGCGCCGCAGTATCGGATCGACCTCTATCGGGAGGGGACCCTCGATCGACTCGAACTGACGATCGAACTGGTCGACGGATTCGACGGCGAGACGGCCGCCCTCCGCGAGGCGGTGCTCGATCGGCTGGAGAACACCCTCTCGTTCAGGCCGGACGCCCTCGACCTGGTCGAGTACGGGACGATCGAACGGACGGAGGTCGGGAAGGTCAAGCGCGTGTACGATCATCGCTAA